A window of Pyrus communis chromosome 3, drPyrComm1.1, whole genome shotgun sequence genomic DNA:
ttattttatgcATGACTTTTatctatttaatttttttttacagtttgtTAACCTATTTCTGtttatttatgtatatatttgccaTATTAAAGGTTGATGAACATAGAATAATTGGGCAAGCTTTGCTTATAAGATTAACGTATagtcatttttttaaaaactaacttttttttatacttctTAGCTAGCCCACCGGCCGTAAATTTTCTAGCTCCGCACTTGGACTCAAGAGAAAGCGATATTATCGCTTGAACTTGATTGAAAATAGTGTTTAGCTGACTTGCACCGATAGACCCCTCAACAGTTGGTTGCGCCCAAGAAAGACACACTTATTTAGTAATACATTACATAGTTTACAAATTCattctaaaaaattaaagaattactCTTTAGGAagactaatgaaaatggtttaaaaactttgaactttaacgaaatgacaaaaaaatgttgtaagtgaatggtactaaaattgactttttaaagtaaaaatatgatttttcgttaaaataaacaataccggaaacttttcgttaaagtttacttattcttttcttaaagtcGCAAACCAGCACGTTCACAGggcttttatttttaattttttttttcttttctgaaatcGTTCATATGGCTTTTGAATGTACACTAGACACTTGGCaaatgaaaagtaaaatcaatCAAAACTAATTATTAAAGAAAGACTCAGATGGAAAACGTGTAATGACATGTTGAATTACTTCAGTAATATCGGGGAAAGACTGAGGGCAATTACGTAAATTAAAAGTAAAGTCTACGTATTTATAAGGCCCTCCAGGGCAAAACACttacaaaattaacaaatacaaaaattgtTCTTGTTTTCTTCAGCCGCCTCGACATTGATGGAAGCAGACGAAGTAATGGAGCTATACGATTCTTTCTGGTTCGAGTTCCCGATCTTCAAGAAACAACCGGTTTCATTGAACCCatcaaattttgaagaaaaCCCATCAAAGCCAGAGTTTTTACGGATTCCAACCAGGCACACCAGGTCCATGAGCGACGAGTTGAGCTCCAATACGAGCTTCAACTTGAGCACTCTCTCGCCGGACTCTGTCCTCCACAGAACGAAGCTCTCCACAATTCTTTCCGGAAAAGAAGCCAGGGAAATCGGAAACCCGAAACAGATATATTCAGAAGAAGAACCACAGAAGAAAGTtgaaaggaggaggagaagaaagaagaagagtgaGAGCAAGAGCTTGACGGACCTTCAGTTTGAAGAGCTAAAAGGGTTTATGGATCTTGGTTTTGTTTTCTCAGAGGAAGATAAAGATTCAAACTTGGTTTCAATCATTCCTGGGCTGCAAAGATTGGGAAAGAAGGATGATAGCAGAGAGGAGAGGATTGATGAGTCTGCAATTTCAAGGCCGTACCTTTCTGAAGCTTGGGAGGTTagggagaagaggaagagagagaagccATTGATGAATTGGAGGTTTCCTGTGTTGGAAAATGAAATTGACATGAAAGACAATCTCAAATGGTGGGCTCATACTGTTGCTTCTGCAGTTAGATGACCAACATTC
This region includes:
- the LOC137728525 gene encoding uncharacterized protein encodes the protein MELYDSFWFEFPIFKKQPVSLNPSNFEENPSKPEFLRIPTRHTRSMSDELSSNTSFNLSTLSPDSVLHRTKLSTILSGKEAREIGNPKQIYSEEEPQKKVERRRRRKKKSESKSLTDLQFEELKGFMDLGFVFSEEDKDSNLVSIIPGLQRLGKKDDSREERIDESAISRPYLSEAWEVREKRKREKPLMNWRFPVLENEIDMKDNLKWWAHTVASAVR